Proteins encoded by one window of Brevibacterium atlanticum:
- a CDS encoding S1C family serine protease yields MNESKRTRSAHEATGAGHNGENAYGTETTAAAVTRSRPRRRRLALAVTGAAAALALGLGTAAGLPAVAATHARTVAAGTAQSAIPFTGQPTDPSQGGGSQGGGSQAGNGQNGTQSPNLGQGNGEQGGDSQGGYSGGTTPGGGSQSPDTGQGSDGSTQQDATAASEKESTGVVLIDTQLGYENAEAAGTGMVLSKDGLVLTNNHVIADSTKIAVTVATTGKTYEASVVGSDSSKDVAVLKLKDASNLQTATIDDDDVQVGDDITAVGNSEGSGQLMAADGSVSDLGASVTTTAQGTEDSETLGDMIEVQADIVSGDSGGALLDDEGEVVGMNTAASSGTAQVTGYAIPIETALTTAESIIAGEQTSTNTLGYPAFLGIGVGQSDQRSQQGQYGQGSADGQYGQSGTTSTEGAVVAGVYEDTPAAEAGLSAGDTITKIDSTQITDGTALSEAIAEHKPGDKVSLTWTDADDQSHTAKVTLAEGPAA; encoded by the coding sequence ATGAACGAGTCGAAGCGCACGAGGTCAGCACACGAGGCGACCGGCGCTGGGCACAACGGTGAGAACGCATACGGCACCGAGACGACGGCAGCAGCCGTCACCCGATCCCGCCCCCGCAGGCGTCGACTCGCCTTGGCAGTGACCGGAGCGGCAGCGGCACTGGCACTCGGCCTCGGAACGGCCGCCGGTCTGCCCGCCGTCGCAGCCACCCACGCCCGCACGGTCGCGGCCGGCACCGCCCAGTCGGCCATCCCCTTCACCGGTCAGCCGACCGACCCCAGCCAGGGCGGCGGCAGCCAGGGCGGCGGCAGCCAGGCCGGCAACGGTCAGAACGGCACACAGTCACCGAACCTCGGACAGGGCAACGGCGAACAGGGCGGCGACAGTCAGGGCGGATACTCCGGCGGCACCACCCCGGGCGGCGGCTCCCAGTCCCCCGACACCGGCCAGGGCAGCGACGGTTCGACCCAGCAGGATGCCACCGCGGCGAGTGAGAAGGAGTCCACCGGCGTCGTCCTCATCGACACCCAGCTCGGCTATGAGAACGCCGAGGCGGCCGGCACCGGCATGGTGCTGAGCAAGGACGGTCTGGTGCTGACGAACAACCACGTCATCGCCGATTCCACGAAGATCGCCGTCACCGTGGCCACGACCGGCAAGACCTACGAGGCCAGCGTCGTCGGCTCGGATTCGTCGAAGGACGTCGCCGTGCTCAAGCTCAAGGACGCATCGAACCTGCAGACGGCCACGATCGACGATGACGATGTGCAGGTCGGCGACGACATCACCGCCGTCGGCAATTCCGAGGGCAGCGGGCAGCTGATGGCCGCGGACGGATCGGTCAGCGACCTCGGCGCTTCGGTCACCACGACCGCGCAGGGCACAGAGGATTCGGAGACGCTGGGCGACATGATCGAGGTCCAGGCCGATATCGTCTCCGGCGATTCGGGCGGGGCACTGCTCGATGACGAGGGAGAGGTCGTCGGCATGAACACCGCGGCCTCGTCCGGAACCGCGCAGGTCACCGGCTATGCTATCCCGATCGAGACCGCGCTGACCACAGCCGAATCGATCATCGCCGGCGAGCAGACGAGCACGAACACGCTCGGCTACCCGGCCTTCCTCGGCATCGGCGTCGGCCAATCCGACCAGCGGAGCCAGCAGGGTCAGTACGGCCAGGGCAGCGCGGACGGGCAGTACGGCCAATCCGGGACTACGAGCACTGAGGGCGCGGTCGTCGCCGGGGTCTACGAGGACACCCCCGCCGCCGAGGCTGGGCTGAGTGCCGGTGACACGATCACGAAGATCGACTCGACGCAGATCACCGACGGCACCG
- a CDS encoding DUF998 domain-containing protein has translation MTTVLAVAALVLGLARLGVFIALHLVPSGYTIVGHAVSDYAVGPTRRLSSTMTWLTAAFWAVLAVAVALGLPHWRDVTGVTIALAALALIFIALPLVPTDIEGEKLTTIGRLHYLLAIAWFAISYACMGNFTRLFTYSGPAWLASTLSVIAWIALVSLVVSVVVLILKKLRPKVFGISERIFILSVNLFYIGVAIGIIVTVA, from the coding sequence ATGACCACTGTCCTCGCCGTCGCCGCCCTCGTCCTCGGCCTCGCCCGCCTCGGCGTGTTCATCGCCCTCCACCTCGTCCCCAGCGGTTACACGATCGTCGGCCATGCCGTCAGCGACTATGCGGTCGGGCCCACCCGCCGCCTGAGCAGCACGATGACGTGGCTGACCGCCGCATTCTGGGCCGTCCTCGCCGTCGCCGTCGCGCTCGGCCTCCCCCACTGGCGAGACGTCACCGGAGTGACGATCGCCCTTGCCGCACTCGCACTCATCTTCATCGCTCTGCCGCTCGTTCCCACCGACATCGAGGGTGAGAAGCTCACGACCATCGGCCGCCTCCACTACCTCCTGGCCATCGCATGGTTCGCCATCAGCTATGCGTGCATGGGCAACTTCACCAGGCTCTTCACTTACTCCGGGCCCGCGTGGCTGGCGAGCACGCTGAGCGTCATCGCTTGGATCGCTCTGGTCTCCCTGGTGGTGAGCGTCGTGGTTCTCATTCTCAAGAAGCTGCGCCCGAAGGTCTTCGGCATCTCCGAACGCATCTTCATCCTCTCCGTCAACCTCTTCTACATCGGAGTGGCCATCGGCATCATCGTCACGGTCGCCTGA
- a CDS encoding MarR family transcriptional regulator — MEGLTYNQYVALVILGQHPGITGRTLSKSLGVTEAAGSGIVKALLADGLITNAATPGSGNRRELRLTSAGEDKSAHCARLLGHSLDDNALAIGLDPNSLASTIRDLHDEVRTIRTPAASRPTDAPQSQENS; from the coding sequence ATCGAGGGACTGACCTACAACCAGTACGTCGCTCTCGTCATCCTCGGTCAGCACCCCGGCATCACCGGACGCACGCTGTCGAAGTCGCTCGGCGTCACCGAGGCGGCCGGGTCCGGAATCGTCAAGGCGCTGCTGGCCGACGGTCTCATCACCAACGCGGCGACACCGGGATCCGGCAATCGTCGGGAGCTGCGCCTCACCTCGGCGGGGGAGGACAAGAGCGCGCACTGCGCGCGGCTGCTCGGACACTCCCTCGACGACAATGCCCTCGCGATCGGCCTCGACCCGAACTCGCTCGCCTCCACGATCAGGGACCTCCACGACGAGGTCCGCACCATCCGCACTCCCGCTGCCTCTCGGCCCACCGATGCACCTCAGTCTCAGGAGAACTCATGA
- a CDS encoding L-lactate MFS transporter → MASILTRSAIVAPKNFNRWLIPPAALAIHLCIGQVYAFSVFKIPFMDHFDAGEVSIGWIFSIAILMLGISSAVFGPWVEKNGPRASMVAAGTCWVVGFFIASLGIVTGQLWLVYLGYGVIGGIGLGIGYISPVSTLMKWFPDRPGLATGLAIMGFGGGALIASPMSNQLMALYGGGAEPENLVAGLTPTFITLGIVYAVVIAAGAFVIRVPHPEWTPKGFDPSKVAAKPMQTKGNVSVRNAIRTPQFWFLWVVLFLNVTAGIGILENAAPMIQAYFGITAAAAAGFVGLLSIGNMGGRFIWSTTSDYLGRKNNYMLYLGVGAILYLLVAFFGGGSIILFVLATLIIISFYGGGFATIPAYLKDLFGVYQVGAIHGALLTAWSAAGVAGPLIVNSVVEAGEAAGKSGPELYTPGMFIMVGALIIGFIANALVRPVAEKYFEREEDVAAKQAAALEED, encoded by the coding sequence GTGGCTTCCATTCTCACGCGCTCGGCGATCGTCGCGCCGAAGAACTTCAACCGGTGGCTGATCCCACCGGCCGCACTGGCCATCCACCTGTGCATCGGCCAGGTCTACGCCTTCAGCGTCTTCAAGATCCCCTTCATGGACCACTTCGACGCCGGTGAGGTCTCGATCGGCTGGATCTTCTCCATCGCGATCCTCATGCTCGGCATCTCCTCGGCGGTCTTCGGCCCCTGGGTCGAGAAGAACGGACCGCGAGCCTCGATGGTCGCGGCCGGGACCTGCTGGGTCGTCGGCTTCTTCATCGCCTCGCTCGGCATCGTCACCGGTCAGCTGTGGCTGGTCTACTTAGGCTACGGCGTCATCGGCGGAATCGGCCTGGGCATCGGCTACATCTCGCCGGTGTCGACCCTGATGAAGTGGTTCCCGGACCGTCCCGGACTGGCCACGGGACTGGCGATCATGGGCTTCGGCGGCGGTGCGCTCATCGCCAGCCCGATGTCGAACCAGCTCATGGCCCTCTACGGCGGAGGCGCCGAACCCGAGAACCTCGTCGCCGGCCTGACCCCGACCTTCATCACCCTCGGCATCGTCTACGCCGTGGTCATCGCCGCCGGCGCGTTCGTCATCCGCGTCCCCCACCCCGAATGGACGCCGAAGGGCTTCGACCCCTCGAAGGTCGCGGCCAAGCCGATGCAGACGAAGGGCAACGTCTCGGTGCGCAATGCCATCCGCACCCCGCAGTTCTGGTTCCTCTGGGTCGTCCTGTTCCTCAACGTCACCGCGGGCATCGGCATCCTCGAGAACGCCGCCCCGATGATCCAGGCCTACTTCGGCATCACCGCGGCCGCCGCCGCAGGCTTCGTCGGACTGCTCTCGATCGGCAACATGGGCGGGCGCTTCATCTGGTCGACGACCTCGGACTACCTGGGCCGGAAGAACAACTACATGCTCTACCTCGGCGTCGGGGCGATCCTCTACCTCCTCGTCGCTTTCTTCGGCGGCGGATCGATCATCCTCTTCGTCCTCGCCACGCTGATCATCATCTCCTTCTACGGCGGCGGGTTCGCCACCATCCCCGCCTACCTCAAGGACCTCTTCGGCGTGTACCAGGTCGGCGCCATCCACGGCGCACTGCTCACCGCATGGTCGGCAGCCGGTGTGGCCGGTCCGCTCATCGTCAACTCCGTCGTCGAGGCCGGCGAGGCGGCCGGCAAGTCCGGCCCCGAACTCTACACACCCGGCATGTTCATCATGGTCGGCGCGCTGATCATCGGCTTCATCGCCAACGCCCTGGTCCGCCCGGTCGCCGAGAAGTACTTCGAACGCGAAGAGGACGTCGCCGCCAAGCAGGCCGCCGCCCTCGAAGAAGACTGA
- a CDS encoding SurA N-terminal domain-containing protein has translation MRTNRWLLGLAMSVSVVALAACGSGGDEGGDAKSQESSAAAEQSPGADASGQDGSGQGKPSTKDIPKVVAEVNGEKITKDEFVPLFETQYQQMQMQAQQSGQPVDEKDLKKQTAENLVSTKVLTQEADKRDISVSDKDIDKALKESAQSGQMSEKDFLKSMKDQGMDEKKVRSELSNQLKIEGLVEDEYGEFKVSGEEIGQAYEQAKSQQEQMAQQGGQQQEMPSIDEMRPQLKEQVKQQKSTEATQKYAKKLRKKADVTINL, from the coding sequence GTGCGAACCAACCGGTGGTTGCTGGGCCTGGCCATGTCCGTGTCCGTTGTGGCTCTGGCCGCATGCGGTAGCGGCGGAGACGAAGGCGGCGATGCGAAGTCACAAGAGTCCTCGGCAGCCGCCGAGCAGTCCCCCGGCGCCGATGCCTCCGGGCAGGACGGATCCGGACAGGGCAAACCGAGCACGAAGGACATCCCGAAAGTCGTCGCCGAGGTCAACGGCGAGAAGATCACGAAGGACGAGTTCGTCCCCCTCTTCGAGACCCAGTACCAGCAGATGCAGATGCAGGCCCAGCAGTCGGGCCAGCCCGTCGATGAGAAGGATCTGAAGAAGCAGACGGCGGAGAATCTCGTGAGCACGAAGGTGCTCACGCAGGAAGCCGACAAGCGCGATATCTCGGTCTCCGACAAAGACATCGACAAAGCCCTCAAGGAATCCGCCCAGTCCGGACAGATGAGCGAGAAGGACTTCCTCAAGTCCATGAAGGACCAGGGCATGGATGAGAAGAAGGTCCGCTCGGAGCTGTCGAACCAGCTGAAGATCGAAGGCCTCGTCGAGGACGAATACGGCGAGTTCAAGGTCAGCGGCGAAGAGATCGGCCAGGCCTACGAGCAGGCGAAGTCCCAGCAGGAGCAGATGGCACAGCAGGGCGGACAGCAGCAGGAGATGCCCTCGATCGACGAGATGCGTCCCCAGCTCAAGGAGCAGGTGAAGCAGCAGAAGTCGACCGAGGCGACCCAGAAGTACGCGAAGAAGCTGCGCAAGAAGGCCGACGTCACGATCAACCTGTGA